Proteins co-encoded in one Xiphophorus couchianus chromosome 16, X_couchianus-1.0, whole genome shotgun sequence genomic window:
- the gprc5ba gene encoding G protein-coupled receptor, class C, group 5, member Ba isoform X2 has product MAFPPVVLLLLAVTHHAHGQNPADSEALPRGCGWGLVRPYTLLCDLESIWGVAVESVAAGGTLAAILLSLVLLCRLRHISEAEKRSGVGPILLLLLGILGLFGLSFAYLIEQDESLCLIRRALWGLLFAVCFSCLLVQGVRLRRLGRERRSPGGCALTGLALGLSAVQGIIAAEWLLLTVLREGRAACQYMPLDFSLACSYVLALLLAALTAASLALCGKTRQWRCNAVWLLVTCLLSLLLWVAWVGFYLYGNDWLGRSPEWNDPALAIALVAQGWLLLIFHAIPESHICLRPPPQPTAPDYFDTSQNSTRMRETSFDEDIPLSHRQFVENQGYGYNDENTAGLRSGGNAGQHNSNTGARPSAPFRSNVYQPTEMTMILNGGAVPSAPPTYTGRQLW; this is encoded by the exons ATGGCGTTCCCACCTGTGGTCCTCCTGCTGCTGGCTGTTACTCATCATGCCCACGGTCAGAATCCGGCCGACTCCGAGGCTCTCCCAAGAGGCTGCGGCTGGGGTCTCGTGCGACCCTACACTCTCCTGTGCGACCTGGAATCCATCTGGGGTGTAGCTGTCGAATCTGTGGCTGCTGGTGGAACACTGGCGGCCATCCTACTCTCTCTGGTCCTGCTGTGTCGTCTGCGCCACATCAGTGAAGCAGAGAAGCGCAGTGGCGTAGGGCCcattctcctcctgctccttgGGATACTTGGCTTGTTCGGCCTCAGTTTTGCCTACCTGATCGAGCAGGATGAGTCTCTCTGTCTGATCCGTAGGGCTTTGTGGGGTCTCCTTTTCGCTGTCTGCTTCTCCTGCCTGTTGGTTCAGGGGGTCCGTCTGCGCAGGCTTGGCCGAGAACGGCGAAGCCCCGGCGGATGTGCTCTAACAGGTCTGGCATTAGGTCTGAGTGCCGTGCAGGGCATCATTGCCGCTGAGTGGCTACTTCTGACCGTACTGAGGGAAGGTAGAGCAGCCTGTCAGTACATGCCTTTGGACTTCTCATTAGCCTGCAGCTATGTACTAGCTCTGCTTCTCGCTGCCCTTACTGCCGCCTCCTTGGCCCTGTGTGGAAAAACACGTCAGTGGCGCTGCAATGCTGTCTGGCTGCTGGTGACATGCCTGCTGTCATTGCTGCTGTGGGTGGCCTGGGTGGGCTTCTACCTGTATGGTAACGACTGGCTCGGCAGGTCCCCAGAGTGGAACGACCCCGCACTGGCGATAGCTTTGGTGGCTCAGGGCTGGCTCCTGCTGATCTTCCATGCTATTCCCGAATCCCACATCTGCTTGAGACCCCCACCACAACCCACTGCCCCAGACTACTTTGACACATCCCAGAACTCAACACGGATGAGGGAGACGAGCTTTGATGAAGACATCCCTTTGTCTCACCGGCAGTTTGTGGAGAACCAGGGCTATGGATACAACGACGAGAACACAGCAG GCTTGAGGAGTGGTGGCAATGCCGGCCAACATAACAGTAACACGGGTGCCAGGCCCAGTGCTCCCTTCCGCAGCAATGTCTACCAGCCCACAGAGATGACCATGATCCTGAACGGGGGAGCG GTGCCCTCTGCCCCTCCCACTTACACTGGCAGGCAGCTGTGGTGA
- the gprc5ba gene encoding G protein-coupled receptor, class C, group 5, member Ba isoform X1, with translation MAFPPVVLLLLAVTHHAHGQNPADSEALPRGCGWGLVRPYTLLCDLESIWGVAVESVAAGGTLAAILLSLVLLCRLRHISEAEKRSGVGPILLLLLGILGLFGLSFAYLIEQDESLCLIRRALWGLLFAVCFSCLLVQGVRLRRLGRERRSPGGCALTGLALGLSAVQGIIAAEWLLLTVLREGRAACQYMPLDFSLACSYVLALLLAALTAASLALCGKTRQWRCNAVWLLVTCLLSLLLWVAWVGFYLYGNDWLGRSPEWNDPALAIALVAQGWLLLIFHAIPESHICLRPPPQPTAPDYFDTSQNSTRMRETSFDEDIPLSHRQFVENQGYGYNDENTAGLRSGGNAGQHNSNTGARPSAPFRSNVYQPTEMTMILNGGAVSTSSQSQVPSAPPTYTGRQLW, from the exons ATGGCGTTCCCACCTGTGGTCCTCCTGCTGCTGGCTGTTACTCATCATGCCCACGGTCAGAATCCGGCCGACTCCGAGGCTCTCCCAAGAGGCTGCGGCTGGGGTCTCGTGCGACCCTACACTCTCCTGTGCGACCTGGAATCCATCTGGGGTGTAGCTGTCGAATCTGTGGCTGCTGGTGGAACACTGGCGGCCATCCTACTCTCTCTGGTCCTGCTGTGTCGTCTGCGCCACATCAGTGAAGCAGAGAAGCGCAGTGGCGTAGGGCCcattctcctcctgctccttgGGATACTTGGCTTGTTCGGCCTCAGTTTTGCCTACCTGATCGAGCAGGATGAGTCTCTCTGTCTGATCCGTAGGGCTTTGTGGGGTCTCCTTTTCGCTGTCTGCTTCTCCTGCCTGTTGGTTCAGGGGGTCCGTCTGCGCAGGCTTGGCCGAGAACGGCGAAGCCCCGGCGGATGTGCTCTAACAGGTCTGGCATTAGGTCTGAGTGCCGTGCAGGGCATCATTGCCGCTGAGTGGCTACTTCTGACCGTACTGAGGGAAGGTAGAGCAGCCTGTCAGTACATGCCTTTGGACTTCTCATTAGCCTGCAGCTATGTACTAGCTCTGCTTCTCGCTGCCCTTACTGCCGCCTCCTTGGCCCTGTGTGGAAAAACACGTCAGTGGCGCTGCAATGCTGTCTGGCTGCTGGTGACATGCCTGCTGTCATTGCTGCTGTGGGTGGCCTGGGTGGGCTTCTACCTGTATGGTAACGACTGGCTCGGCAGGTCCCCAGAGTGGAACGACCCCGCACTGGCGATAGCTTTGGTGGCTCAGGGCTGGCTCCTGCTGATCTTCCATGCTATTCCCGAATCCCACATCTGCTTGAGACCCCCACCACAACCCACTGCCCCAGACTACTTTGACACATCCCAGAACTCAACACGGATGAGGGAGACGAGCTTTGATGAAGACATCCCTTTGTCTCACCGGCAGTTTGTGGAGAACCAGGGCTATGGATACAACGACGAGAACACAGCAG GCTTGAGGAGTGGTGGCAATGCCGGCCAACATAACAGTAACACGGGTGCCAGGCCCAGTGCTCCCTTCCGCAGCAATGTCTACCAGCCCACAGAGATGACCATGATCCTGAACGGGGGAGCGGTGAGTACATCTTCCCAGTCACAG GTGCCCTCTGCCCCTCCCACTTACACTGGCAGGCAGCTGTGGTGA